In Campylobacter sp. RM16187, the DNA window TCTACAATCTTGTATAATTATAAAAATTTTTCATTATTTTTGGATGTTTAAGTTTTTTAATGGCAGCTGATTCTATCTGCCTTACACGCTCACGACTCACTCCTCCAAGAGCAGCGCCTATCTCCTCGAGTGTGTATTCGCCACCGCCTTTTATCTTGGAGTTAAAAGCTATGTTTTTAACATTTAATACACTGACAATTCTTGATAGATCGCTATTTATATGCTTTAGGGCAAATTTTTGACTTTGATCTAGATTTTGTTCATTTAGCAGGCTTTTTACTTTGTTTTTTAGCTCATTTGCTTCATCTAAAAGATCTAAAATTACAGTTTTCATTCTTATTCCTTTATATAAAATTTTAATTGAATTTTTGAGGTTTTGTCAAACGCCTATTTAATTTATCCATCAAACTTTAAAGCAATTTCAAGTGCACACTCGTCATCTTTTAAAATATCATGCACAAGCCTTGCAATATAGAGCCTATTATCATAATTTTGACACTTTTTAAGCTCTTTCTTTATACACTCTTTTGCCTTATCAATATCACCCAAATATCTAAAATATTCAGCTGCCCTAACTAATGAACAGTTAAAACCTAAAGCTTTTTCACAAGCAAGTCTTAAAATTTGCTCATCTGTTACGTTTTTATAAATTTGTCTAAGTATAAAATCCCAATCATCAGACCTTTTCATAAGCTTAACAGCCTTCAAATAAAGCTCATCGGCTGTTTCACAATCAAAAAACTCCTCTACTAAATAATCAGCTAACTCAATAAAATCCAAAGCATCTTTACACTTCTTTTCAAACATTCTATAAGGTTCCCTCATCCACTCACTATAGCCCATTAAACCCATAGCGACATTTGTCCTATGACTTAAATCTTCAAGATTTTTAGCTTCATTTATCCAAATTTGTAATTTGCCTTTAACTAATTCACACTCACCAAAATACTTGATTAAAATTTTAGCCGTGAGTTCATTGAATCCTTTCTTTTGCTCTAAATTTTCTCTTACCATTTCAAATTCACCGCAATATTCACATAATGCGTCTAAAATAATCTCACTATCTTTAAATTTACTAAGCCCGTCAAGCAAAAAACTACGCGTAACGTCCTTTCCAAAGCACTCATATATAAATTGTGCAGCCTCGCTAAATTCACTTGGATAGTTAGCTATTTGCATTAGCTTTTTGGTTGCTAAGGCTCTTAAATTTTCGCCATTTTGACTAAATTTGGCAAGCTCTAAAATATCTTTAAAGGCTTTAGTTTTATCAAGCCAGATATGCGCAAAATAAAGAGCAGTTTCTCGCTCAATAATATCCTTGATGTTTTCTAAAAAATAAACTGGACAATATTTGCTGAGTTTTAAAGCTTTTAAGATATAACTTTTTGCAATAGAATAAAGCCCTAAAAAATCCACAACACCATCAAGTCTATAAACCTCAAGTCCCATTTCGTAGTAAAAATGTGGATCATACTCACTATACGTTAATGCCTCTCTAGCCAAATTTATACTTTGTCGCTCGTCTAACACTCCAATTTCAATGAAATTTAGCATATTGTAATGACAGTTGTGAGTTTTTGTTGCTTTCTTACCAAACTCATAAAGTCTTTTACACCACTCTTTATCTGCTAAAATTTCATTAATCCTAATAGCCAAAAACGCATAGTCATACCCGGTTTTACAATAACTTTGCATGATTTCAAGCATTTTTTTGGATCCTGCCAAATCGCCATTTTTAGCCATCATAGTAGCTAAATCGTCCCACAAAAATAGATTGTGCCCACTTCTTAAGCCAATGTCTAAATATTGCTTAACTACTCTACTAAAATCATTGCCAAGCTCTTTCTTTAAGTGTAAAATTGCCGGTTTTTCATCAATCTCATAATCTAAATAACGATATCTACAATGCGGACAAAGCAAGTGAAGTTTTTCTGTATTCAATTTAAGCCTTTTTGGAGTTTATATC includes these proteins:
- a CDS encoding sigma factor-like helix-turn-helix DNA-binding protein, encoding MKTVILDLLDEANELKNKVKSLLNEQNLDQSQKFALKHINSDLSRIVSVLNVKNIAFNSKIKGGGEYTLEEIGAALGGVSRERVRQIESAAIKKLKHPKIMKNFYNYTRL